From the genome of uncultured Methanobrevibacter sp.:
TATAGAAGATATCTGATGGATAGGGATGTTATCCCTATGACTGAAGTGACAGCCATTGGGGAGGAATTAGATTCATTTTTGAATTTGGATTCTAAAAAGCAAGATATTCAAATAATCAAGCTTACTGAAGAGCTGAAACGTGTGCCGGATTATCCTCAGAAATTTAGAATTTTGAGTTTTGATTTGGAAGTAAGAAATCCTCATGGGATGCCTAATTCCGAAGAGGATGAAATTATTATGATTGGTGTGGCCAGTAATTTCGGTGTTAATCAAGTTATTTCCATAAAAACAAATTCAGAAGATAGGGATGATTTTGTAAATCAGGTTGAATCCGAAAAAGAGATGATTGAAGAATTTGTAGATATTATTAAGAAAAACAATGTGGATATTATAGTTGGGTATAACTCTGATAATTTTGATTTTCCATATCTTAAAGACAGGGCAAAGATTTTGGATGTTGATTTGGATATTGGAATGGATGAATCTGAAGTCAAATATATTCGAAGAGGTTATGCTAATGCAGCATCTCTTAAAGGGCTGATTCATGTAGATTTGTATCTGGTTATGAGAAGGTACATGTCCCTTGAGAGATATACATTGGAACGAGTTTATTATGAATTGTTTGGTGAAGAAAAGATTGATGTTCCTGGTGAGAGAATTTGGGAATTTTGGGACAATGGCGGTGAAGAATTGGACAATCTGTTTGACTATTCTCTCGATGATGTTGTTTCCACTTTGAAGATAGCAGAACAAACTTTGCCTCTTAATTTAGAACTTACTCGTATTATTGGTCAGCCTTTGTTTGACGTTAGTCGTATGGCTACAGGTCAACAAGCTGAATGGTTTTTAGTCAAACAGGCTTATTTTGATAATGAAGTTGTTCCTAACAAACAGGGAGCTAATTTTGCCGACCGTGCAAATGCTGAAGACAATGAAGGTGGGTATGTAAGGGAACCTGAAACAGGACTTCATGAGAATCTGGTTCAATTCGATTTTAGAAGCCTGTATCCAAGTATCATCATTTCAAAAAATATATCTCCTGATGTAATGGTTCTTGGGGATGTTGAAAATGAAGATGATTATAATATTTCTCCTGAACATGGTTTAAAATTCAAAAAAAGCCCTCAAGGTTTTATTCCATCAGTTATTGATAAAATATTGCAGGAAAGATTCAGAATTAAACGTGAGATGAAGGCATCAGATGATTTGCAACAAAAAAAGGCATTGGATGTTCAGCAACAGGCTATTAAAAGATTGGCTAATACAATGTATGGTATTTATGGTTTCCCTAGATTCAGATGGTATTCTTTTGAATGTGCAAAAGCTATTACTTCATGGGGAAGGCAATACATAAAATCATCAATTAAAAAAGCAGAAGAATACGGTTTTTATGCAATATATGCAGATACTGATGGTTTTTATGCCAAA
Proteins encoded in this window:
- a CDS encoding DNA-directed DNA polymerase; translation: MEKNVVILDIDYVTYEDKPVIRLFSKNGDENVILLDDTFEPYLYVVCDDIDKGIEEIRENLDVISIEKVIKKDFQVEKEFVKVTFEHPQELAKNRDNLRDLESVVQIREFDIPFYRRYLMDRDVIPMTEVTAIGEELDSFLNLDSKKQDIQIIKLTEELKRVPDYPQKFRILSFDLEVRNPHGMPNSEEDEIIMIGVASNFGVNQVISIKTNSEDRDDFVNQVESEKEMIEEFVDIIKKNNVDIIVGYNSDNFDFPYLKDRAKILDVDLDIGMDESEVKYIRRGYANAASLKGLIHVDLYLVMRRYMSLERYTLERVYYELFGEEKIDVPGERIWEFWDNGGEELDNLFDYSLDDVVSTLKIAEQTLPLNLELTRIIGQPLFDVSRMATGQQAEWFLVKQAYFDNEVVPNKQGANFADRANAEDNEGGYVREPETGLHENLVQFDFRSLYPSIIISKNISPDVMVLGDVENEDDYNISPEHGLKFKKSPQGFIPSVIDKILQERFRIKREMKASDDLQQKKALDVQQQAIKRLANTMYGIYGFPRFRWYSFECAKAITSWGRQYIKSSIKKAEEYGFYAIYADTDGFYAKYKKEKK